The bacterium DNA window TCTTTCGCTTTCCTTCGCGAACTATTTGGCGGACTGTGTCCGCCGTAGCTCGCTTTGGCGAGCAAAGGCGGACAAGGGAGAAATAGAATGCATGGTAGCAAGCTTTATGTAGGAAATCTCAATTACGCGGTAACTAGTGAACAGTTGAAAGAATTATTCGCTAAGTATGGCGAAGTTGCAAAAATTGATCTAATTCAGGGCAAAGGTTTTGCTTTTATAGAAATGGCTACTCCGGAAGCGGCCGGAAAAGCAAAAACAGAATTAAGCGAGACCGATTTTGAGGGACGCAAATTAAGAATTGATGAAGCTCGTCCTCCCAAATCCAGAAGTTTTAGTCCAGCAGGCGGTGGTTATAATTCAGGGGGCAGGGGAGGATATGG harbors:
- a CDS encoding RNA-binding protein; this encodes MHGSKLYVGNLNYAVTSEQLKELFAKYGEVAKIDLIQGKGFAFIEMATPEAAGKAKTELSETDFEGRKLRIDEARPPKSRSFSPAGGGYNSGGRGGYGPSRGGYNSKRGGHRRDNRRTRGTRDRGGY